A part of Colius striatus isolate bColStr4 chromosome 13, bColStr4.1.hap1, whole genome shotgun sequence genomic DNA contains:
- the AGTR2 gene encoding type-2 angiotensin II receptor — translation MQSNYSVVITTKETLQVLYTATTNSSPVFHLPPPCPLTSSDYQFSLIPALFSVVFVLGLVGNSVVVVVLCHNSGPKTVANTYIFNLAMADLLCLATLPFWAAYYAQGYNWLFGSLMCKISSSVLCLNMFASIFFITCMSMDRYHAIVHPIRSQRRTPQQAYLIALVVWGLACLASLPTFYFRDTDYIESLGVSACIMAFPHESYAKWSVATAFLKNALGFFIPLTVITTCYVWIRKHLLKAQEFGKSKQKRDKVLKLVAAVVMAFLISWLPFHILTFLDALAHMNIINSCAVTGIIDTALPFAICMAFANSCINPLLYCFIGNQFQEKLHRLFKRRVYQFNSHQESSSLRKGSCFRDTETPVGREWGPESLL, via the coding sequence atgcAGAGCAACTACTCCGTGGTCATCACCACCAAAGAAACTCTCCAAGTCCTCTATACAGCAACGACAAACTCATCGCCTGTGTTCCACttgccccctccctgcccactTACCTCTTCAGATTATCAGTTTTCACTAATTCCAGCACTCTTCTCTGTGGTTTTTGTTCTGGGGTTGGTTGGAAACAGCGTGGTTGTTGTGGTGCTTTGTCATAACAGTGGCCCCAAAACAGTCGCTAACACCTACATTTTCAACCTGGCCATGGCGGATTTGCTGTGCCTCGCCACCCTTCCCTTCTGGGCTGCCTACTATGCACAGGGCTACAACTGGCTCTTTGGGTCTCTCATGTGCAAAATCTCCAGTTCTGTCCTGTGCTTGAACATGTTTGCAAGCATATTTTTCATTACATGCATGAGCATGGACCGGTACCATGCTATTGTCCATCCTATTCGCTCTCAAAGAAGAACTCCACAGCAAGCTTATTTGATAGCACTGGTTGTGTGGGGCCTTGCCTGTTTGGCCTCCCTCCCAACTTTTTATTTCCGTGACACTGACTACATTGAAAGCTTGGGGGTCAGTGCTTGCATTAtggcctttcctcatgagagtTATGCAAAATGGTCTGTGGCAACAGCCTTCCTGAAGAACGCACTCGGCTTCTTCATCCCCTTGACAGTGATCACCACGTGCTACGTCTGGATCAGGAAGCACTTGCTCAAAGCACAGGAGTTTGGGAAAAGCAAGCAGAAGAGGGACAAAGTCCTAAAGCTGGTGGCTGCTGTTGTCATGGCCTTCTTGATTTCCTGGCTCCCATTCCACATTTTAACCTTTTTGGATGCCTTAGCTCATATGAACATCATTAACAGCTGTGCTGTGACGGGGATCATTGACACAGCGCTGCCCTTTGCCATCTGCATGGCATTTGCCAACAGCTGCATCAACCCTTTGCTCTACTGCTTTATTGGCAACCAGTTCCAGGAGAAGCTCCATCGCTTGTTTAAGCGACGAGTTTATCAGTTCAACAGCCACCAAGAGAGCTCTTCTTTGAGGAAAGGGAGCTGCTTCAGAGACACTGAGACCCCTgtgggcagggaatggggaccTGAGTCCTTGCTGTAG